Below is a window of Roseofilum reptotaenium CS-1145 DNA.
TCATGCCTCCGAGGAAGGCAAAGTAGGTAATGGCTCCACCAATGCTCATGTTTTTTCTCCTTTTGTTAACTCAGTGATTCAGTCTTGAGATTAATCCCAACATTCCGTAAACTAGAATACAACTGATTGACAAAGAGTTGAACCACAAAGCGATGATAGATGGATTGGTTTCAGGGTCTACGGTGCGGGTGGAGTTGGGGGCATTGTCTTATGAGATTGCGATCGCCCCAGGCTCTCTTGACGAACTTGGCTCTCGTATGGCTCAGTTTCCTTCGGACATAAAAGGTTTGGGGAAAAAGGTGCTGGTGGTGTCTAATCCTACGATCGCAGATTACTACGCAGAACAGGCGATCGCTTCCTTAACCGATGCTGGTTTTACCGTCTACTCCCATCTGATCCCCGCAGGAGAACAATACAAAACCCTGGACTCCATTCAAACTATCTATGATTGTGCCCTGGAAAACCGCCTAGAGCGCTCCTCTACCCTCGTCGCCCTTGGTGGTGGTGTAATTGGTGATATGACTGGGTTTGCCGCTGCCACATGGCTCAGGGGAGTCAACTTTGTGCAAGTCCCCACCTCTCTACTCGCCATGGTGGATGCTTCCATTGGCGGTAAAACGGGAGTCAATCATCCCTTGGGCAAAAATCTGATTGGGGCATTTTATCAACCGCGTCTTGTTTGGATTGACCCCCAAGTGCTAAAAACTCTACCAGAGCGAGAATTTCGGGCAGGAATGGCGGAAGTCATTAAGTATGGAGTGATTTGGGATTTAGAGCTATTTGAGCGACTTGAACGGTCAAAACGGCTGGATCGGTTTGAGGAGATTGAACCAGAGTTATTGAACTTAATTTTAACTCGTTCCTGTGAAGCCAAGGCGCAGGTAGTGAGTGAGGATGAGAAGGAAGCCGGGTTACGGGCAATTCTCAATTATGGACATACGATTGGTCATGCGATCGAGAGTTTAACGGGTTATGAGCAGGTGATTCACGGCGAAGCAGTGGCGATCGGGATGGTAGCCGTCAGTAAAATAGCTCTGAAGATGGGATTCTGGGGACAAGATTGGGATCAGCGTCAGTTAGCGTTAATTGAAAAAACTGGCTTACCCACACGCATTCCCTCACAAGTGAGCATTGAGAGCATTTTAGATAGCTTGCAAACCGATAAAAAGGTAAAATCGGGTCGCGTTCGGTTTATTTTACCCACAGAACACACGGAAGCAAAGATTACTGACCAAGTTCCGCCCGATATCTTGCGGGAAGTATTAGCCAGTTTAGGTGCGTCTTGAGGTTATATAAAGTTGGCCAAATCAACGACAATCGCAAGTCTCTAAACTAGAGATCGAGAAACTGGTTTTTTTTACCGGAAATGCCAATTTAAGCGATCGCGTCCGTAACTGGATGGAAGATCGTCAACATCAGAAGTCGATCGGTGTCGCGAGTGCTTGGGAAATAACAATTAAACAAAGCCAGCAAAAATTGACATTGCCCATGACTGTTGCTGATTATATTCAGGAGAAAATTCAACAGAAGCGAACCGGTCGAAAATAAAACTGGCTCGTCAGTTTATGGAGAAGGCTAAGAGCCAAACTTTATCGTCATTTCAAGGAGGAAGATAGATGCAGGAAGTTATCAGAGAGTTAAGATTACCACAAACGATTCGCGATCGCGCTTCAATCCTATTCGATTTAGC
It encodes the following:
- the aroB gene encoding 3-dehydroquinate synthase; translated protein: MVSGSTVRVELGALSYEIAIAPGSLDELGSRMAQFPSDIKGLGKKVLVVSNPTIADYYAEQAIASLTDAGFTVYSHLIPAGEQYKTLDSIQTIYDCALENRLERSSTLVALGGGVIGDMTGFAAATWLRGVNFVQVPTSLLAMVDASIGGKTGVNHPLGKNLIGAFYQPRLVWIDPQVLKTLPEREFRAGMAEVIKYGVIWDLELFERLERSKRLDRFEEIEPELLNLILTRSCEAKAQVVSEDEKEAGLRAILNYGHTIGHAIESLTGYEQVIHGEAVAIGMVAVSKIALKMGFWGQDWDQRQLALIEKTGLPTRIPSQVSIESILDSLQTDKKVKSGRVRFILPTEHTEAKITDQVPPDILREVLASLGAS